The Georgenia sp. TF02-10 genome window below encodes:
- a CDS encoding HNH endonuclease signature motif containing protein yields MFEGERDKRPAAGAAAGRPGGAAGPSDVGWDGPGPDGWLVWSPADEAAQARGFCCAEDFESNEPCRHMRHFAAVMAAQDRVAAVRAAAAGELWDEDALDDGGDPAEDDPDARVRVRVWLVAYQVLAEAAVAAGVARTSEITGDVALAPGEVEETAARLARAAEAATRARGEEITPPVQEFFRVAAAMAPREPLADAERTVVLSGEQVAAGVELFLAVARGETDVVVPDEPGPAPVTEAPYSPWEAAGAAGDGCLLTTIGVDTDSLARCPAGPELAALLSGVNLAELDGFAAVEALAAIRRVESWAAARSAELADVVATRCRDIYDARVVKGPGGTVLDGSAQEIAMRLGISVTEANRLIRTGRGMRGAFTDTAQALRSGAIDYRKAATIITTLAEHALPVAVLAEAEVLPTAPTRTHAQLVKDLAAALVKVDPAAATERHHRARAGRKVTHPQPLADGMASLYAVLPAEDAVRVDLALEAMTTTAKAHGDDRTRDQLRADALAVLAHGALITGWAGPPPGTQPPHLNHPGDSPAGDAGDDAASAGADHDSGHDVGDEANATDAIDTTDDGAGAGDDVEMRASDEDARVGPPGRGAEPGVEDRAAPMAGAPPDPGPPGSPPESGPPGSTPDPALSRPDPPPRTQEPPAPPGSPPETAPSSGRQGPEGRGTGAWVECPGTGDVPDLHLLLSWRSGMPLGDPGSNRTQIRVTIPLSVALPPHDETPTGTNGGCDDPASVTAGSVGTTAGGDDDTDATAGTAGTAGTAGTAGTAGTATDGDKAAAAATGNGPVTGGAVPAAGRDLDLDPDPGEVAELAGYGPISPDVARALAAGGTWRRLIIDPLSGTVLDVGRTRYRPPADLAEHVRTRDRTCVRPGCTTPAERCQIDHTRPFSQGGRTAAASLGAQCTTDHALKSAGTFKTTQPTPGVFEWLTPTGHAYRRNLDGTTTPLNTWRGRARASTIGTFGTAGTHGDDDYGDPPF; encoded by the coding sequence ATGTTCGAGGGTGAGCGGGACAAGCGACCTGCGGCCGGCGCTGCCGCTGGTCGCCCGGGCGGTGCTGCCGGTCCGTCCGACGTTGGGTGGGACGGTCCGGGCCCGGACGGGTGGTTGGTGTGGTCCCCGGCAGACGAGGCGGCCCAGGCGCGGGGGTTCTGCTGCGCCGAGGACTTCGAGTCGAACGAGCCGTGCCGGCACATGCGCCACTTCGCCGCGGTGATGGCCGCCCAGGACCGAGTCGCAGCGGTGCGGGCGGCGGCCGCGGGGGAGCTGTGGGACGAGGACGCCCTCGACGACGGCGGCGACCCGGCCGAGGACGACCCTGACGCCCGGGTCCGGGTGCGGGTGTGGCTGGTGGCCTACCAGGTCCTCGCCGAGGCCGCGGTGGCGGCCGGGGTGGCCCGGACCTCGGAGATCACCGGCGACGTCGCCCTCGCCCCGGGTGAGGTGGAGGAGACCGCCGCCCGGCTGGCCCGGGCGGCGGAGGCGGCGACCCGGGCCCGCGGGGAGGAGATCACCCCGCCGGTCCAGGAGTTCTTCCGGGTGGCGGCGGCGATGGCCCCCCGCGAGCCGCTGGCCGACGCCGAGCGCACGGTGGTGCTGTCGGGTGAGCAGGTGGCGGCGGGGGTCGAGCTGTTCCTGGCGGTGGCCCGCGGCGAGACCGACGTGGTCGTCCCCGACGAGCCCGGCCCGGCGCCGGTGACCGAGGCGCCGTACAGCCCATGGGAGGCGGCCGGGGCGGCCGGGGACGGCTGCCTGCTCACCACCATCGGGGTGGACACGGACTCCCTGGCCAGGTGCCCGGCCGGGCCCGAGCTCGCCGCCCTGCTGTCCGGGGTGAACCTTGCCGAGCTGGATGGGTTCGCGGCGGTGGAGGCCCTGGCCGCGATACGCCGGGTGGAGAGCTGGGCCGCCGCGAGGTCCGCCGAGCTCGCCGACGTGGTCGCCACCCGGTGCCGGGACATCTACGACGCGAGGGTGGTGAAGGGTCCGGGCGGGACGGTGCTGGACGGCTCCGCCCAGGAGATCGCCATGCGCCTGGGCATCTCGGTGACGGAGGCGAACCGGCTGATCCGCACCGGGCGGGGCATGCGGGGGGCGTTCACCGACACCGCCCAGGCGCTGCGGTCCGGGGCGATCGACTACCGCAAGGCCGCCACGATCATCACCACCCTGGCCGAGCACGCCCTCCCGGTCGCGGTCCTGGCCGAGGCCGAGGTGCTGCCCACCGCCCCCACCAGGACGCATGCCCAGCTCGTCAAGGACCTGGCCGCGGCCCTGGTCAAGGTCGACCCCGCCGCGGCCACCGAGCGCCACCACCGGGCCCGCGCCGGCCGGAAAGTGACGCACCCGCAGCCGTTGGCGGACGGGATGGCCTCGCTCTACGCGGTGCTCCCCGCCGAGGACGCCGTCCGGGTCGACCTCGCCCTGGAGGCCATGACCACCACCGCGAAGGCCCACGGGGATGACCGCACCCGGGACCAGCTCCGCGCCGACGCCCTGGCCGTCCTCGCCCACGGCGCCCTGATCACCGGCTGGGCCGGCCCCCCACCCGGAACCCAACCCCCACACCTCAACCACCCAGGCGACAGCCCCGCAGGCGACGCCGGCGACGATGCCGCGTCCGCTGGCGCTGACCACGACAGCGGCCACGACGTGGGCGACGAGGCGAACGCAACTGACGCAATCGACACAACCGACGACGGTGCGGGCGCGGGCGACGACGTTGAGATGCGTGCAAGCGATGAGGACGCGCGCGTGGGCCCGCCCGGCCGGGGAGCCGAACCCGGCGTCGAGGACCGTGCAGCGCCCATGGCGGGTGCACCGCCTGACCCTGGCCCGCCGGGCTCACCGCCCGAGTCTGGTCCGCCTGGCTCAACGCCTGACCCTGCTCTGTCACGTCCTGACCCGCCGCCCCGCACCCAGGAGCCGCCGGCACCGCCGGGCTCACCGCCCGAAACGGCACCCAGCAGCGGACGGCAGGGCCCCGAGGGACGCGGGACGGGCGCCTGGGTGGAGTGCCCGGGCACCGGGGATGTCCCCGACCTGCACCTGCTGCTGTCCTGGCGCTCGGGCATGCCGCTGGGCGACCCCGGCAGCAACCGCACCCAGATCCGCGTGACCATCCCCCTGTCCGTCGCCCTCCCCCCGCACGACGAGACCCCCACCGGCACGAACGGCGGATGCGACGACCCCGCCAGCGTCACCGCCGGGAGCGTCGGCACCACCGCCGGCGGGGACGACGACACCGACGCCACCGCCGGCACCGCCGGCACTGCCGGCACCGCCGGCACTGCCGGCACTGCCGGCACTGCGACTGACGGTGACAAGGCGGCCGCAGCCGCAACGGGTAACGGCCCCGTCACCGGCGGTGCCGTGCCCGCCGCCGGGCGGGACCTGGACCTGGACCCCGACCCGGGGGAGGTGGCCGAGCTCGCCGGCTACGGCCCCATCAGCCCCGACGTCGCCCGCGCCCTGGCCGCCGGCGGGACCTGGCGCCGCCTGATCATCGACCCCCTCTCCGGCACCGTCCTGGACGTCGGCCGCACCCGCTACCGGCCCCCCGCCGACCTCGCCGAGCACGTCCGCACCCGCGACCGCACCTGCGTCCGCCCCGGCTGCACCACCCCCGCCGAACGCTGCCAGATCGACCACACCCGCCCGTTCTCCCAGGGCGGGAGGACCGCCGCCGCCAGCCTCGGCGCCCAGTGCACCACCGACCACGCCCTGAAGAGCGCCGGCACGTTCAAGACCACCCAGCCCACCCCCGGCGTGTTCGAGTGGCTCACCCCCACCGGGCACGCCTACCGCCGCAACCTCGACGGCACCACCACCCCCCTGAACACCTGGCGAGGACGAGCACGCGCCAGCACGATCGGCACTTTCGGCACCGCCGGCACCCACGGCGACGACGACTACGGCGACCCGCCGTTCTGA
- a CDS encoding zinc-dependent metalloprotease, which produces MSQDPARPPGDEPSRWEELLRSMLGPQAAEEAIRAMRASGLDPEAMSAAAGLPADRNQLMLMITQMQQLLAAGGGGPVNWDLAQSLARQTAFAGGDPAVTAAQAEQVRSALQVADLWLDAATELGPAGGGAHAWSRGEWVERTLPTWKRLSEPVAASVAQALVDTVTAQAEHMPPEIRAMAEQMGAAQGMLRQLGGAVFGMQLGQAVGTLAREAFGSTDTGLPLVEEPLAALVPANVAEFTEGLDAPADEVRHFLAVREVAHTRLFAQVPWLRAHLLGIVEAYAREITIDTDAMEEAVRGIDPTNPEQLREAISGGVFALEHSPAQQAALLRLETALAVVEGWVEEVTAQAVAPHLPHAVALREMLRRRRATDGPAEQTFAGLVGLELRPRRLREAATLWASLGADRGIAERDALWSHPDLMPTPEELDDPRAFVATRQAARAAEQDVDDALAALLAGTLPEADDDADAQEGRAAGEQNPDEADADARQERAAEEPSAGDGGDDAGPDALQDPPDEEGPTGGDDGDPAPSR; this is translated from the coding sequence ATGAGCCAAGACCCTGCCCGTCCCCCGGGCGACGAGCCCTCCCGCTGGGAGGAGCTGCTGCGCTCGATGCTGGGGCCGCAGGCGGCCGAGGAGGCGATCCGGGCGATGCGCGCGTCCGGGCTGGACCCGGAGGCGATGTCTGCCGCCGCCGGCCTGCCCGCCGACCGTAACCAGCTCATGCTCATGATCACCCAGATGCAGCAGCTGCTCGCCGCAGGCGGGGGCGGGCCGGTCAACTGGGACCTGGCCCAGTCCCTCGCCCGGCAGACCGCCTTCGCCGGCGGCGACCCGGCCGTTACCGCCGCCCAGGCGGAGCAGGTGCGCTCGGCGCTGCAGGTCGCCGACCTGTGGCTGGACGCCGCCACCGAGCTGGGACCGGCCGGCGGCGGCGCGCACGCCTGGAGCCGGGGCGAGTGGGTCGAGCGCACCCTGCCGACCTGGAAGCGGCTGAGCGAGCCCGTCGCCGCCTCAGTGGCGCAGGCGCTGGTGGACACCGTCACCGCGCAGGCCGAGCACATGCCGCCCGAGATCCGGGCCATGGCCGAGCAGATGGGCGCGGCGCAGGGGATGCTGCGCCAGCTCGGCGGGGCAGTGTTCGGGATGCAGCTCGGGCAGGCGGTCGGGACCCTGGCCCGGGAGGCCTTCGGTTCCACCGACACGGGCCTGCCGCTGGTGGAGGAGCCGCTCGCCGCCCTGGTGCCGGCCAACGTGGCCGAGTTCACCGAGGGGCTGGACGCGCCGGCGGACGAGGTCCGGCACTTCCTCGCCGTCCGGGAGGTCGCGCACACCCGGCTCTTCGCTCAGGTGCCCTGGCTGCGGGCGCACCTGCTCGGGATCGTCGAGGCCTACGCGCGGGAGATCACCATTGACACCGACGCGATGGAGGAGGCGGTCCGCGGCATCGACCCCACCAACCCCGAGCAGCTCCGCGAGGCCATCTCCGGCGGGGTCTTCGCCCTCGAGCACAGCCCGGCCCAGCAGGCCGCGCTGCTCCGGCTGGAGACCGCGCTGGCCGTGGTGGAGGGCTGGGTGGAGGAGGTCACCGCGCAGGCGGTCGCCCCCCACCTGCCCCACGCCGTCGCGCTGCGGGAGATGCTGCGCCGACGGCGGGCGACGGACGGCCCGGCCGAGCAGACCTTCGCCGGGCTCGTCGGCCTGGAGCTGCGGCCCCGCCGGCTCCGGGAGGCGGCGACGCTGTGGGCGAGCCTGGGGGCCGACCGCGGGATCGCCGAGCGGGACGCGCTGTGGTCCCACCCGGACCTCATGCCCACGCCCGAGGAGCTCGACGACCCGCGCGCCTTCGTGGCCACGCGGCAGGCCGCGCGGGCCGCGGAGCAGGACGTCGACGACGCCCTGGCGGCCCTGCTGGCCGGCACGCTGCCGGAGGCGGACGACGACGCCGACGCGCAGGAGGGACGCGCGGCCGGGGAGCAGAACCCGGACGAGGCGGACGCGGACGCACGTCAGGAGCGCGCGGCCGAGGAGCCCTCTGCCGGGGACGGCGGCGACGACGCCGGCCCCGACGCCTTGCAGGACCCTCCGGACGAGGAGGGGCCCACCGGCGGCGACGACGGCGACCCCGCCCCCTCTCGCTGA
- a CDS encoding ThiF family adenylyltransferase: MMRLRPGLAVLWRRPGECQIGVDPRCAVVLEGLTEAEHRFVDRLHADRSETDVLRVARAAGVSTPRAHELLDLLGRSGVLDRAAPRVREELTPEEAYWARLRPDAAGDAIVARRRAATVAVLGLDRLGMTLATFLATAGVGTLLLTDEASVLPADLGPYHPRDLGVPRQRRAREQLSSAFPHVATTARPGTRVDVAVAVFHGVADPVRLRPLAQEDVVHLPVVVREVDVSIGPLVTPGVGPCSRCLDLHRTDADPAWPALATQLRVQPAPGTDAAVAHLGAALAAHQVLAAVDGRATALVSATLEVDALDPLPVLRRWSVHPECGCGGLPVPDRPGGGAAPARKSSDGGRTAGNEATGAGARTTGGSGAGAGTATPVAAAPKDG; this comes from the coding sequence ATGATGCGACTGCGGCCGGGACTCGCGGTGCTCTGGCGCCGCCCCGGGGAGTGCCAGATCGGGGTGGACCCGCGCTGCGCCGTCGTCCTGGAGGGCCTGACCGAGGCCGAGCACCGCTTCGTCGACCGCCTCCACGCCGACCGCAGCGAGACCGACGTGCTCCGCGTGGCCCGGGCGGCAGGCGTCAGCACCCCGCGGGCCCACGAGCTGCTCGACCTGCTCGGCCGATCGGGCGTGCTGGACCGCGCCGCGCCGCGGGTGCGGGAGGAGCTGACGCCCGAGGAGGCCTACTGGGCCCGGCTCCGGCCGGACGCCGCCGGTGACGCGATCGTCGCCCGCCGCCGGGCCGCCACGGTCGCCGTCCTCGGCCTGGACCGGCTGGGGATGACGCTGGCGACCTTCCTCGCCACCGCCGGGGTGGGCACGCTGCTGCTGACCGACGAGGCGAGCGTCTTGCCGGCGGACCTGGGCCCGTACCACCCCCGCGACCTCGGCGTGCCGCGGCAGCGGCGCGCCCGCGAGCAGCTGTCCTCGGCCTTCCCGCACGTGGCCACGACGGCCCGGCCGGGCACCCGGGTCGACGTCGCCGTCGCCGTCTTCCACGGCGTGGCCGACCCGGTCCGGCTGCGCCCGCTGGCGCAGGAGGACGTCGTGCACCTGCCGGTGGTGGTGCGCGAGGTGGACGTCAGCATCGGCCCGCTGGTGACCCCCGGGGTCGGTCCGTGCAGCCGCTGCCTGGACCTGCACCGCACCGACGCCGACCCCGCCTGGCCCGCGCTGGCCACCCAGCTGCGGGTGCAGCCGGCGCCGGGCACCGACGCCGCGGTGGCCCACCTCGGCGCCGCGCTCGCGGCGCACCAGGTGCTCGCGGCCGTCGACGGGCGGGCGACGGCGCTCGTCTCGGCGACCCTGGAGGTCGACGCGCTGGACCCGCTGCCGGTGCTGCGGCGGTGGAGCGTCCACCCCGAGTGCGGCTGCGGCGGCCTGCCGGTCCCGGACCGCCCGGGCGGCGGCGCGGCGCCCGCCCGGAAGTCGTCCGACGGCGGCCGCACCGCTGGCAACGAGGCCACCGGCGCCGGCGCGAGAACGACGGGCGGGTCCGGTGCGGGCGCGGGCACGGCGACGCCGGTGGCCGCCGCCCCGAAGGACGGCTGA
- a CDS encoding WhiB family transcriptional regulator, translating to MQLTALLDQISQGSSTSWPVAPAPATVTARRTSDLAAESGWGVLSTPGGAVATPCQLAEDSDLWFAERTDDVEQAKALCRTCPVREACLAGAVERAEPWGVWGGEVFVDGVVVARKRGRGRPRKDTSAA from the coding sequence GTGCAGCTCACCGCCCTTCTCGACCAGATCAGCCAGGGATCCTCGACCTCCTGGCCGGTGGCACCGGCCCCTGCCACCGTGACCGCCCGCCGCACGAGCGACCTCGCGGCGGAGTCGGGATGGGGCGTCCTGTCCACCCCCGGCGGGGCGGTCGCCACGCCCTGCCAGCTGGCGGAGGACTCCGACCTGTGGTTCGCCGAGCGCACCGACGACGTCGAGCAGGCCAAGGCCCTGTGCCGGACCTGCCCGGTCCGCGAGGCCTGCCTCGCCGGCGCCGTCGAGCGCGCCGAGCCGTGGGGGGTCTGGGGCGGCGAGGTGTTCGTCGACGGTGTCGTGGTGGCCCGCAAGCGCGGCCGCGGCCGGCCCCGCAAGGACACCAGCGCCGCCTGA
- a CDS encoding ATP-dependent helicase, giving the protein MSTDELLAALDEDQRAVAERLTGPLCVLAGAGTGKTRAITYRIAHGVRAGVYNPQTVLAVTFTARAAGEMRSRLRDLGVGGVQARTFHAAALRQLSYFWPGAVGGSLPRIAEHKASLVAEAASRLGLGADRVAVRDLAGEVEWAKVSLVTAEDYPARAAGTGRDAVAGHDHATVARLLSVYEDVKNERGVIDFEDVLLLLVGILLEREEVAAQVRAQYRHFVVDEYQDVSPLQQRLLDLWLGGRKEICVVGDVSQTIYSFTGASPRFLTDFPRRYPGAQVVRLVRDYRSTPQVVDVANRVLARAGRHRDSAAVELLAQRPTSVPVRFTTYDDDVAEARGVAARIGELTARGVPLSEIAILYRTNGQAEAFEQALADAGIGYLVRGGERFFARREVREALVLLRGAVRASAGQPLGEAVRDVLASVGWAAQPPAGRGAARERWESLDSLVHLADDLQASRGADMAGLVAELDERVAAQHAPTVAGVTLASLHAAKGLEWDAVFLTGVSEGLLPISLAEGADAVAEERRLLYVGITRAREHLELSFARARTVGGRASRTRSRFLDGIWPDDAARPAGGRRAAARARTAEFAAEHPADAALFDRLREWRGEVARAISKPAYTVLHDTTLQAIATAKPKDLRQLAVLRGIGSTKLETYGPQVLALVRGEDVDVAEWLAR; this is encoded by the coding sequence ATGAGTACCGACGAGCTCCTTGCCGCGCTGGACGAGGACCAGCGCGCCGTGGCCGAGCGCCTCACCGGCCCGCTGTGCGTGCTGGCCGGGGCCGGCACCGGCAAGACCCGGGCGATCACCTACCGCATCGCCCACGGCGTGCGCGCCGGGGTGTACAACCCCCAGACCGTGCTCGCCGTCACCTTCACCGCCCGCGCCGCCGGGGAGATGCGCTCCCGGCTCCGGGACCTTGGCGTCGGCGGGGTGCAGGCCCGCACCTTCCACGCCGCGGCGCTGCGCCAGCTCTCCTACTTCTGGCCCGGCGCCGTCGGCGGCTCGCTGCCCCGGATCGCCGAGCACAAGGCGTCCCTCGTCGCCGAGGCCGCCAGCCGGCTGGGCCTGGGCGCCGACCGCGTCGCGGTCCGTGACCTCGCCGGCGAGGTGGAGTGGGCCAAGGTCTCCCTGGTCACGGCCGAGGACTATCCCGCCCGCGCCGCCGGCACCGGCCGGGACGCCGTCGCCGGGCACGACCACGCCACCGTGGCCCGGCTGCTGTCGGTCTACGAGGACGTCAAAAACGAGCGGGGCGTGATCGACTTCGAGGACGTCCTGCTCCTCCTCGTCGGGATCCTCCTGGAGCGGGAGGAGGTCGCGGCGCAGGTCCGCGCGCAGTACCGGCACTTCGTGGTGGACGAGTACCAGGACGTATCCCCCCTGCAGCAGCGCCTGCTCGACCTGTGGCTGGGCGGCCGCAAGGAGATCTGCGTCGTCGGGGACGTCTCGCAGACCATCTACTCCTTCACCGGCGCCTCCCCCCGCTTCCTCACCGACTTCCCCCGCCGCTACCCCGGCGCGCAGGTCGTGCGCCTGGTCCGGGACTACCGCTCCACGCCCCAGGTGGTCGACGTGGCCAACCGGGTCCTGGCCCGCGCCGGCCGGCACCGGGACAGCGCCGCCGTCGAGCTCCTCGCCCAGCGGCCCACCTCGGTCCCGGTGCGGTTCACCACCTACGACGACGACGTCGCCGAGGCCCGCGGCGTCGCCGCCCGGATCGGCGAGCTCACCGCCCGCGGGGTGCCGCTGAGCGAGATCGCCATCCTGTACCGCACCAACGGCCAGGCGGAGGCGTTCGAGCAGGCGCTCGCCGACGCCGGGATCGGCTACCTGGTGCGCGGCGGGGAGCGGTTCTTCGCCCGCCGGGAGGTCCGCGAGGCGCTCGTCCTGCTCCGCGGGGCGGTGCGCGCCAGCGCCGGGCAGCCGCTGGGGGAGGCGGTGCGGGACGTGCTCGCCTCGGTGGGCTGGGCCGCGCAGCCGCCCGCCGGGCGGGGGGCCGCCCGGGAGCGGTGGGAGTCCCTGGACTCCCTGGTCCACCTCGCTGACGACCTCCAGGCAAGCCGTGGGGCGGACATGGCCGGCCTGGTCGCCGAGCTCGACGAGCGGGTGGCCGCCCAGCACGCCCCCACCGTCGCCGGCGTCACGCTCGCCTCCCTCCACGCCGCCAAGGGCCTGGAGTGGGATGCCGTCTTCCTCACCGGCGTCAGCGAGGGCCTGCTGCCCATCTCCCTCGCCGAGGGCGCGGACGCGGTGGCCGAGGAGCGGCGCCTGCTCTACGTGGGCATCACCCGCGCCCGCGAGCACCTCGAGCTCTCCTTCGCCCGGGCCCGGACCGTCGGCGGGCGGGCCTCGCGCACCCGCTCGCGGTTCCTCGACGGGATCTGGCCCGACGACGCCGCCCGCCCGGCTGGCGGCCGCCGGGCGGCGGCCCGCGCCCGGACCGCCGAGTTCGCCGCCGAGCACCCCGCCGACGCCGCCCTCTTCGACCGGCTGCGGGAGTGGCGCGGGGAGGTCGCCCGGGCGATCAGCAAGCCGGCGTACACCGTGCTGCACGACACCACCCTGCAGGCGATCGCCACCGCCAAGCCCAAGGACCTGCGCCAGCTCGCCGTGCTGCGCGGGATCGGCAGCACCAAGCTCGAGACGTACGGCCCGCAGGTCCTGGCGCTCGTGCGCGGGGAGGACGTCGACGTCGCGGAGTGGCTCGCGCGCTGA
- a CDS encoding mycoredoxin, which yields MTTQVPEAGTITMYSTTWCGYCRRLKTQLDQRGIPYHEVNIEEHPDAAAYVESVNGGNQTVPTVVFPDGSAATNPSLAEVVERLGVAQQA from the coding sequence ATGACGACGCAGGTACCCGAGGCCGGCACCATCACGATGTACTCGACGACGTGGTGCGGCTACTGCCGCCGGCTGAAGACCCAGCTGGACCAGCGGGGCATCCCCTACCACGAGGTCAACATCGAGGAGCACCCGGACGCCGCGGCCTACGTGGAGTCGGTGAACGGGGGCAACCAGACGGTCCCGACGGTCGTCTTCCCGGACGGTTCCGCCGCGACCAACCCCTCGCTGGCCGAGGTCGTCGAGCGCCTGGGCGTGGCGCAGCAGGCCTGA
- the nudC gene encoding NAD(+) diphosphatase, whose translation MENLPLARATVDPDAVARTRPGLVTDLAADPGTRVVLVRQGRVATKDGALDLRAPADVTGATWDPERLAYLGRDESGRYLALTLPETLGEERDLDGVPVQEDAALVSLVEGLEFSHLRDVGDVLPDRDAGLATTAVSLAAWHARHPRCPRCGEVTEVIDAGWVRRCTADRSLHYPRTDPAVIMAVTDAEDRILLGHAAHWPDRRFSTLAGYVEPGESVETAVRREVAEEVGIAVGQVEFVASQPWPFPASLMLGFRARVADGAAAEVRVDGVEISAARFFTRAALGEAVQEREVLLPTRSSIALALIEDWFGGSLR comes from the coding sequence GTGGAGAACCTCCCGCTCGCCCGCGCCACGGTCGACCCGGACGCCGTCGCCCGCACCCGGCCGGGCCTGGTCACCGATCTCGCGGCGGACCCCGGCACCCGCGTCGTGCTCGTGCGCCAGGGCCGGGTCGCGACCAAGGACGGCGCGCTGGACCTGCGGGCGCCGGCGGACGTCACCGGGGCGACCTGGGACCCGGAGCGGCTGGCCTACCTCGGGCGGGACGAGTCGGGGCGCTACCTCGCCCTGACCCTGCCGGAGACGCTCGGCGAGGAGCGGGACCTCGACGGCGTCCCGGTGCAGGAGGACGCCGCGCTGGTGAGCCTGGTGGAGGGCCTGGAATTTTCCCACCTGCGCGACGTCGGCGACGTGCTGCCCGACCGCGACGCCGGGCTGGCCACCACCGCGGTCTCCCTCGCCGCCTGGCACGCGCGCCACCCGCGCTGCCCGCGCTGCGGGGAGGTCACCGAGGTCATCGACGCCGGCTGGGTGCGCCGCTGCACCGCCGACCGCTCCCTGCACTACCCGCGCACCGACCCCGCGGTGATCATGGCGGTGACCGACGCGGAGGACCGGATCCTGCTCGGGCACGCCGCGCACTGGCCCGACCGCCGGTTCTCCACCCTCGCCGGCTACGTCGAGCCGGGGGAGTCGGTGGAGACGGCAGTGCGCCGGGAGGTCGCCGAGGAGGTCGGCATCGCCGTCGGCCAGGTGGAGTTCGTGGCGTCCCAGCCCTGGCCCTTCCCCGCCTCCCTGATGCTCGGCTTCCGCGCCCGGGTGGCCGACGGCGCCGCCGCCGAGGTGCGGGTGGACGGGGTGGAGATCAGCGCGGCGCGGTTCTTCACCCGCGCCGCGCTCGGCGAGGCGGTGCAGGAGCGCGAGGTGCTGCTGCCGACGCGCTCCTCCATCGCCCTCGCCCTCATCGAGGACTGGTTCGGCGGGTCGCTGCGCTGA
- a CDS encoding D-arabinono-1,4-lactone oxidase: MSTTTMALNWAGNHAYPGTLVRPTTLAEAADVVARSPRVRAIGSRHSFNDLVDSATLVSLDALAYRHPGMHRSDAPGALGDGTGTADSTGSTSTPGDVSTDGTPTTETTEPELDPATGRVRVPAATRYADLVRFLEDRGRTLPNLASLPHIGLAGTLATATHGSGIRNPVLGAAATRLELIAGDGSPHAIDREADPEVFDGAVVSLGALGVVTAVTLQSVPAFDVAQTAYGPVPFDDVVDGFAEVSALAYSVSCFTTFRTRDFTVWLKQAADRGVPVSAPERVLGAPALETKVHPLPGVDPENCTDQLGLPGPAGDRLPHFRADHLPSAGAEIQSEYLIPRANARAALRALDRLAPALVDVVQVCEVRTVAADRFWLSPMFARDCLGIHFTFVRDAAAVDAVLPLLEDAFGPLDGVPHWGKVFRADPVRLRARYPRRADFVDLARSYDPDGKFTNDFLRRWVL, encoded by the coding sequence GTGAGCACGACGACGATGGCTCTGAACTGGGCGGGCAACCACGCCTACCCCGGCACGCTGGTCCGGCCGACCACCCTGGCTGAGGCGGCCGACGTCGTCGCCCGCTCCCCCCGGGTCCGGGCGATCGGCTCGCGGCACAGCTTCAACGACCTCGTCGACTCGGCGACGCTCGTGAGCCTCGACGCCCTCGCCTACCGCCACCCGGGGATGCACCGGTCGGACGCACCCGGGGCGCTGGGCGACGGCACCGGCACCGCGGACAGCACCGGCAGCACCAGCACTCCGGGCGACGTCAGCACCGATGGCACCCCCACCACCGAGACCACCGAGCCGGAGCTGGATCCGGCGACGGGCCGCGTCCGGGTCCCCGCGGCGACCCGGTACGCCGACCTCGTGCGGTTCCTCGAGGACCGGGGGCGGACGCTGCCGAACCTCGCCTCCCTGCCGCACATCGGGCTCGCCGGCACCCTGGCGACCGCGACCCACGGCTCCGGCATCCGCAACCCCGTCCTCGGCGCCGCGGCCACCCGCCTGGAGCTCATCGCCGGGGACGGCTCGCCGCACGCCATCGACCGGGAGGCCGACCCGGAAGTCTTCGACGGCGCCGTGGTGTCCCTCGGCGCGCTCGGCGTCGTCACCGCGGTCACGCTCCAGAGCGTCCCGGCGTTCGACGTCGCCCAGACGGCGTACGGGCCCGTGCCCTTCGACGACGTCGTGGACGGGTTCGCGGAGGTGAGCGCGCTCGCGTACTCGGTCAGCTGTTTCACCACGTTCCGCACCCGCGACTTCACCGTCTGGCTCAAGCAGGCGGCCGACCGTGGCGTACCGGTCAGCGCGCCGGAGCGGGTGCTCGGCGCGCCGGCCCTCGAGACGAAGGTGCACCCGCTCCCCGGGGTCGACCCGGAGAACTGCACCGACCAGCTGGGGCTCCCCGGACCGGCCGGCGACCGTCTCCCGCACTTCCGGGCGGACCACCTGCCCAGCGCCGGCGCGGAGATCCAGAGCGAGTACCTCATCCCGCGCGCGAACGCCCGGGCCGCGCTGCGGGCGCTCGACCGGCTCGCCCCCGCCCTCGTCGACGTCGTCCAGGTCTGCGAGGTCCGCACCGTCGCGGCGGACCGGTTCTGGCTGAGCCCCATGTTCGCGCGGGACTGCCTCGGCATCCACTTCACCTTCGTCCGTGACGCCGCGGCCGTGGACGCGGTCCTGCCGCTGCTCGAGGACGCCTTCGGGCCGCTCGACGGCGTCCCGCACTGGGGCAAGGTGTTCCGCGCCGACCCGGTTCGGCTCCGTGCCCGCTACCCGCGCCGGGCGGACTTCGTCGACCTCGCCCGCAGCTACGACCCCGACGGGAAGTTCACCAACGACTTCCTGCGCCGCTGGGTGCTCTAA